CGGACTTCCTCTTTAAGCAGCTTTTCCACGATCGCGGAAGCCTCGGCATGGATTTCTTCATAGTTCTCATCCGTTTCGTCCAGCGTCTCAAGGATGCGCTTCTTCGCTTCACTGATCGCATCTTCACGTGATTTCTTGTCCGGATCCTGGATTGCATCGTAGAGGCCCAATGACTGTGCCTTCTCCTCCATCTCCCGTTTCAGGTCTGCATCCGTCTCCGGCTGCTCGAATACACGTTTCTCAACGTGCAGTTCATCAAGGATCTCCTGCTGGAACTCCACCATCTTCCTGATGCTCTCATGCCCGAACATGATTGCTTTGAGCATCGTCTCCTCAGACACTTCCTTCGCACCGGCTTCAACCATGTTGACGGCATCCTTCGTGCCTGCCACCTGGAGCTCGATCTCGGAGTGTTCAAGTTCATCTGTAGACGGATTAATGATGAATTCCCCATCGATGAGTCCGACGGTCACACCTGCAATCGGCCCGTCGAAAGGAATATCACTCACGCCGAGTGCCAGGGATGAACCGAGCATCGCCGCCATCTGCGGAGATGCATTCGGGTCGACCGACAGCACGATGGACATGACCTGTACATCATTCCTGTAGCCATCGGGGAACAGCGGGCGGATCGGACGGTCGATCAGACGGCTTGTGAGGGTCGCTTCCTCACTCGGCCTGCCTTCCCGCTTGTTGAAGCCGCCGGGGATCTTCCCAGCTGCATAGAGCTTCTCTTCATAGGCTACTGTCAATGGGAAGAATGGCAGATCCCTCGGCTCTTTTGATGCTGTGGCTGTACTCAGTACTACAGTCTCCCCGTAGCGGACGAGTACGGCACCGTTCGCCTGTTTCGCCATTTCTCCATATTCGACAGTAAGCTTATGCCTACCCCATTCTGTTTCGTACACTTTTTTTGCTGATTCTATCATAATTTGTCTACTCTCCTTAGTAAGGCTACTTGATTCAATCATATCACTTTTGTAAAAAAATATACATAAAAAAAGGCATATCCGGAGGATATGCCTTGCCATTTCTTATCGACGGAGACCGAGTCTTTTGATCAGTTCACGGTATCTCTGAATATCTTTGTTACGCAGGTAAGTCAGCAGGTGTTTTCTGCGTCCGACCATTTTGAGAAGACCTCTTCTGGAGTGGTGGTCTTTCTTGTGGATGCGCAGGTGATCGTTGAGTGCTGTGATTTCAGCAGTCAGTACAGCGATCTGCACCTCTGGTGATCCTGTATCGGATTCATGCGTACGGTATTCCTGAATCAGTTCATTTTTGCGTTCTTGTGTAATTGCCATGTATAAACGCCTCCTTGTTTATTGTTCACCACTATCCGAGCAGATGTCGGAGATTCGCTCTGCCAAGAGTAGGGCACTTGATTCATTATACTGGATGGCTCATATGTTTTCAAGTAGTTCAACGGCTTTTTGCTTATCTTTCGCAATCTGTCCCGTCAGCTCATCGATGCCGGAGAACTTCTGCTCCCTGCGTATGAAATGGTGCCAGTAGACGGTCACATTCTCCCCATAGATGCTGCGGTCGAAGTCGAACAGGTGCACTTCAATCGACACGCGTTCCATATTGTCGTGGAAGGTCGGTTTGACCCCGACATTGCATACCCCGCTGTAGATCCTGTCTTCATTATCGAGCCGCAGGGTCACTGCATAGACGCCCTTCGCCGGAAGATGGTACCGGTATTCGGGTTCGATATTGGCGGTCGGGAATCCGATTGTACGCCCGCGCTTCTCACCCTGGACGACGACGCCCTTCACTTCATAGGGGCGCCCGAGGATCAGGTTGGCATGCTCCAGCTCGTTGTTGGCCAGAGCCTCACGGATGCGTGTCGTCGATATCTTCTCTCCGCCCTCTGTAATCTTTTCAACACCGGTCGTGTTGAATTCATCATGGGCCTTCAGTGTATCGATGGTGCCCCTGCCATACCTGCCGTATGTAAAGTCGAAGCCGGCCACCACTTCCCTGACATTCATCCGCACGATGTACTGATCGACGAAGAAGTCGGGCTCAAGCCCGGCCAGGGCACTTGAGAAGTTGATGACGAAGCAGTAGTCGATCCCCTTCTCATCAAGCATCTCAAGCTTGATGTCAAGCGGCGTCAAATATGTCGTACGCTGTTTCTTCGGACTCAGGACGACCGACGGATGCGGATCGAAGGTCATCACCGCCTTCTTCAGGCCTTCCGCTTCCGCGATATCCTCCATTCTGCCGATGACATCCTCATGGCCCCTGTGGAGACCGTCGAAGAAGCCCACCGCGACTGCAGAAGGTTCCAGATTGAGTTCTTGCTGATCATGTGGATAGTGGAGTCTGTAAATTTTCATCTCATCGCCTCTTATATATTGAACATTTTGTATGGTTTCATTATATCCGTGTGTTCAGGATGATCATAGTATATGCCGACGGGTACGCCTTCGCTTGTAAAGGCGACCATATCTGCATCATCTTTCCCTACTTTTTCAATGATATCAGATTTATCCATCTTCTGCCCATTACGAATTTTGAAAAAGAAGGATTCGTCGGTGATTTCGACCGATGGAAGGTCTTCGATGAGTTCCGATATCGGCACGATGAAGTCCCGCGGCTCCCCTTCCTGGAGTGCTTCGAGCGTCACTGCCCTATCCAGTGTAAGGCCGCATGATTCCGTCCTGACAAGGGCGGACATGTGGGCCTCGACCCCAAGGTGCCTTCCGATATCCACAGCAAGCGTACGTATGTACGTCCCCTTCGAACATGACACATCCAGACTGAACCGTACGAGTCCCGCTTCCCTTTCCACCCTGCCTGTCCGTTCTATCTCATGGATGAAGACCTCCCTGACGGGGCGTTCGACTTCAATGCCCTTCCGCGCATATTCATACAGCTTCCGTCCATCCACCCTGACGGACGCATACTTCGGCACCATCTGATGGTAGCTCCCCGGGAAGGAGCCGATCGCCTGATCGATCGCTTCATCGGAGATGCCCGTGACACCCTCGCTTCTCCCGGTGACTTCACCTGTCTGGTCTTCCGTATCCGTCGAGAATCCGAGTGTCACCTCGGCGTGATAACGCTTCTTCTTCGTCTGCAGATATTCGGTGAGCTTGGTCCCCTCCCCGATGCAGATCGGCAGGACGCCTGTAACTTCCGGATCCAGCGTGCCGGTATGTCCCACCTTCTTCATATGCAGTATCCTGCGCATGCACATGACCACATCATGGCTGGTCAGTCCTTTTGGTTTATTGACAGGTATTACCCCATGCATATCTGTACGCCTCCATATAAAAATAAAAACCTGGGGGGAGTCCCCTCAGGTTTATTTGTCTTTGATTTCATTCAGAAGATTTTCGATCTTATGGCCGTACTCAATGGAAGTATCATACTTGAACTGCAGTTCCGGCGCTTTTCTTATCCTGATTTCCTTTGCCACTTCGGAGCGGACCAGACCTTTCGCCCGGTCGAGCCCCGCTTCCACTTCCTCCCTGTTGTCGTTCAGGGAAGTGTAGTAGATCGTCGCAATCTCCATCTCCTTGGTCAGTTCGACATCCGTCACTGTAACCATCCCGATATCGGGATCTGATACTTTTGTGCGGAGTGCCTCACTCACCACTTTCTTTATCTCTTCGGCAACTCTTTCATGTCTGTTGCTCATAGTCATCACCTTTCAATTTCAACCATGATATAAGGTTCGATCTGGTCTCCCTCTTTAAGGTCATTGAAGTTCTTGATCGTCAGGCCGCATTCGTAGCCGGCCGTCACTTCCTTGGCGTCGTCTTTGAAACGCTTGAGGGTATCCAGTTCACCTTCGTAGATTACTATACCCTCTCTGATGACTCTTACACCTGAATCCCTGGTGATTTTACCGTCAGTGACATAGGCGCCGGCGATCGTGCCCACCTTGGAGACTTTGAATGTCTGGCGGACTTCCACGTTGCCGATGACCTTCTCTTCATACTCGGGATCGAGCATGCCCTTCATCGCAGATTCAATCTCTTCGATGACGTTGTAGATGATGCGGTGGAGCCTCATATCGACTTTCTCACGTTCCGCGGCCTTCTTGGCATTGACGTCCGGACGGACGTTGAAGCCGATGATGATCGCTTCGGACGCGGAGGCGAGTGTAACGTCGGATTCGTTGATCGCACCGACGCCCGTGTGGATGATGCGTACATTGACGCCTTCGACATCAATCTTCATCAGGGAGGCGCTCAATGCTTCCACAGAACCTTGCACGTCCCCTTTGATGATGAGGTTGAGGTCCTTCGTTTCGCCTTCCTTCATCTGTTCGAAGAGGTTGTCCAGTGTGACTGCAGATGTCTGCTCACGATCCTTCATGACCTGCTCTTCGCTTCTCGCTTCACCGATGCTGCGTGCTGTCTTGTCATCCTTGAAGACGACGAAACGGT
The sequence above is drawn from the Salinicoccus roseus genome and encodes:
- the ribF gene encoding riboflavin biosynthesis protein RibF, with protein sequence MKIYRLHYPHDQQELNLEPSAVAVGFFDGLHRGHEDVIGRMEDIAEAEGLKKAVMTFDPHPSVVLSPKKQRTTYLTPLDIKLEMLDEKGIDYCFVINFSSALAGLEPDFFVDQYIVRMNVREVVAGFDFTYGRYGRGTIDTLKAHDEFNTTGVEKITEGGEKISTTRIREALANNELEHANLILGRPYEVKGVVVQGEKRGRTIGFPTANIEPEYRYHLPAKGVYAVTLRLDNEDRIYSGVCNVGVKPTFHDNMERVSIEVHLFDFDRSIYGENVTVYWHHFIRREQKFSGIDELTGQIAKDKQKAVELLENI
- the rbfA gene encoding 30S ribosome-binding factor RbfA, which gives rise to MSNRHERVAEEIKKVVSEALRTKVSDPDIGMVTVTDVELTKEMEIATIYYTSLNDNREEVEAGLDRAKGLVRSEVAKEIRIRKAPELQFKYDTSIEYGHKIENLLNEIKDK
- the truB gene encoding tRNA pseudouridine(55) synthase TruB; its protein translation is MHGVIPVNKPKGLTSHDVVMCMRRILHMKKVGHTGTLDPEVTGVLPICIGEGTKLTEYLQTKKKRYHAEVTLGFSTDTEDQTGEVTGRSEGVTGISDEAIDQAIGSFPGSYHQMVPKYASVRVDGRKLYEYARKGIEVERPVREVFIHEIERTGRVEREAGLVRFSLDVSCSKGTYIRTLAVDIGRHLGVEAHMSALVRTESCGLTLDRAVTLEALQEGEPRDFIVPISELIEDLPSVEITDESFFFKIRNGQKMDKSDIIEKVGKDDADMVAFTSEGVPVGIYYDHPEHTDIMKPYKMFNI
- the rpsO gene encoding 30S ribosomal protein S15; the encoded protein is MAITQERKNELIQEYRTHESDTGSPEVQIAVLTAEITALNDHLRIHKKDHHSRRGLLKMVGRRKHLLTYLRNKDIQRYRELIKRLGLRR